In one window of Anaerolineales bacterium DNA:
- a CDS encoding xanthine dehydrogenase family protein molybdopterin-binding subunit, with translation MSLIGTSVPKIDARGKVTGETQFPGDIDRPDQAYMKILFAGRPHAVVRSVDTSAAEALSGVLAVLTAKDVPVNEYGLIMPDQPVLCGPGSSKPYADRVRFVGDQVALVVAESEAIAAEAVKRIEVEYEDLPVLTDVLQAWKSNDVLLHPDRENNVFCHYRIRKGDVKKGFEAADVVVEGEYRTPAQEHAFLQPEAGLGYIDEEGRITVEVAGQWTHEDQAQIAHALDLPKDRIRVIYPAIGGAFGGREDMSVQIVLALAAYRLHQRGIDRPVKIIWSREESILGHHKRHPFVLRARWGASREGKILAAEVDVIQDGGAYAYTSTKVLGNATLMCTGPYEIPNVKVDAYAVYTNHIPGGAFRGFGGPQGAFAAEGQMNKLAEALGMDPVEIREHNIFREGSLLSSGTPLPEGVSMDKVLAACAQKGGWRQTKQGWKRKADGEEVEDGKAHLRRGVGFACGFKNVGFSFGAPELCTATVELHGAGEIEELVLRHAGADVGQGSHTVMTQMAAEAAGVSIDKVRLVASDTATSDDSGSASASRMTFMSGNSIRGAVAAALEKWHGEERPAVATYEYRPPATTPFDPQTGKSEPNFAYGYVAEIARVEVDTDTGKVHLLEVICADDVGQAVNPQGVHGQIEGAIVQASGYALLEDFQQEGGYVQTGLLSTYLIPTVMDIPERISAVVLEHPDPIGPWGARGMGEMPYIPLAPAIAAAIRDALGIWIDEFPFTPERVLKAWSGKE, from the coding sequence ATGTCATTGATTGGAACATCCGTACCCAAAATCGACGCACGGGGGAAAGTGACGGGAGAAACCCAATTTCCCGGTGATATCGACCGTCCCGATCAGGCATACATGAAGATCCTTTTCGCGGGCAGACCGCACGCCGTGGTGCGCAGCGTGGATACATCGGCCGCCGAAGCACTTTCCGGCGTACTCGCCGTGCTAACGGCGAAAGATGTCCCCGTCAACGAGTACGGCCTGATCATGCCCGACCAACCGGTGCTCTGCGGACCCGGCTCTTCGAAACCGTACGCCGACCGGGTACGTTTCGTCGGCGATCAGGTGGCGCTGGTGGTGGCGGAAAGCGAGGCGATCGCGGCGGAAGCCGTGAAGCGCATCGAAGTTGAATATGAAGATCTGCCGGTTCTCACGGACGTCCTGCAGGCGTGGAAATCGAACGACGTGCTGCTGCATCCGGATCGGGAGAACAACGTCTTCTGCCACTACCGCATCCGCAAAGGAGACGTGAAGAAGGGATTCGAAGCGGCGGACGTCGTCGTCGAGGGGGAATACCGCACACCTGCGCAGGAGCACGCTTTTCTGCAGCCCGAGGCCGGTCTGGGCTACATCGATGAAGAGGGGCGCATTACGGTCGAGGTTGCCGGCCAATGGACCCACGAGGACCAGGCGCAAATCGCCCATGCACTCGACCTTCCCAAGGATCGCATCCGGGTCATCTATCCCGCCATCGGCGGGGCGTTCGGCGGGCGCGAGGACATGTCGGTGCAGATCGTGCTCGCCCTGGCGGCGTACCGCCTGCACCAGCGCGGCATCGACCGTCCGGTGAAGATCATCTGGTCACGTGAGGAGTCGATTCTCGGGCACCACAAGCGGCATCCATTCGTCTTGCGCGCCAGATGGGGTGCAAGCCGCGAAGGGAAAATTCTGGCGGCGGAAGTCGATGTGATCCAGGACGGCGGCGCCTACGCCTACACCTCGACGAAGGTACTGGGGAACGCCACCTTGATGTGCACCGGGCCGTACGAAATCCCCAACGTGAAAGTGGACGCCTATGCGGTGTACACGAATCACATTCCGGGCGGCGCGTTCCGCGGATTTGGCGGGCCGCAGGGCGCCTTCGCCGCCGAAGGGCAGATGAACAAGCTGGCAGAAGCATTGGGCATGGATCCCGTCGAAATCCGCGAGCACAATATTTTCCGGGAAGGCTCCCTGCTGTCGTCGGGGACGCCGCTGCCCGAAGGCGTCAGCATGGACAAGGTGTTGGCCGCCTGCGCGCAAAAGGGCGGTTGGCGGCAGACGAAGCAGGGTTGGAAGAGGAAAGCAGACGGCGAGGAAGTAGAGGATGGTAAGGCGCATCTTCGCCGTGGGGTTGGATTTGCCTGTGGGTTCAAGAACGTGGGCTTCTCGTTTGGCGCGCCCGAACTGTGCACGGCGACGGTGGAGCTGCACGGTGCAGGTGAGATCGAGGAATTGGTGCTGCGCCACGCCGGGGCGGACGTCGGGCAGGGGTCGCATACCGTCATGACGCAGATGGCGGCGGAGGCGGCCGGCGTCTCCATCGACAAGGTACGTCTGGTGGCATCCGACACGGCGACCTCCGACGATTCGGGTTCGGCTTCGGCCTCACGCATGACCTTCATGTCGGGCAACTCGATTCGCGGCGCAGTGGCGGCGGCGCTGGAAAAGTGGCACGGCGAGGAACGCCCTGCGGTGGCGACGTATGAATACCGCCCGCCGGCGACGACGCCCTTCGATCCGCAGACCGGCAAATCCGAGCCGAATTTCGCCTACGGGTACGTGGCGGAAATCGCCCGTGTGGAAGTGGACACGGATACCGGCAAAGTGCATTTGTTGGAGGTGATCTGCGCCGACGACGTGGGGCAAGCCGTGAACCCGCAGGGCGTTCACGGCCAGATCGAAGGCGCCATCGTGCAGGCCAGCGGCTACGCGCTACTGGAAGATTTCCAGCAAGAAGGTGGCTACGTACAGACCGGACTGCTTTCGACGTATTTGATCCCCACGGTGATGGA
- a CDS encoding FAD binding domain-containing protein: MMWDRYFTPNTIEDVLELLAEHAGTARIVAGGTDLLLEMERGQRPDVTALIDVSRLEGLDEIRLDEQGWIHLGPLVTHNQCAGSELIVERAFALAQACWQVGAPQIRNRGTIAGNLVTASPANDSIPPLLALDAQLTLRSRSAERKVKLEDFYTGVRKTVLAEDEMIVDIAFPAPSTNMRSTFQKLALRRAQAISVVNAAVLLEIDESKISRAAISLGSVAPTVIHAAEAESYLAGKELSDAVIEEAGRLAAGAAAPIDDLRGSADYREKMVRICVKRALRDLAHDRERRDYPERPVMLWGSSEMPAASRLAASTEHQAGTPIETTINGKACRFTSGQDKTLLRLLREEGKLTGTKEGCAEGECGACTVFLDGVAVMACLVPAPRAHGAEIVTIEGIARGDELHPVQQSFIDEGAVQCGYCTPGFIMSGVKLLEERPHPTRAEIVQSITGNLCRCTGYSMIVSAIDKAAHDSEG; this comes from the coding sequence ATGATGTGGGACCGCTACTTTACACCCAACACGATCGAAGATGTTCTGGAATTGTTGGCCGAACACGCCGGAACGGCGCGCATCGTTGCCGGAGGGACCGATCTACTGCTGGAAATGGAGCGCGGCCAGCGGCCGGACGTCACGGCGCTGATCGACGTTAGCCGGCTCGAGGGGCTGGATGAAATCCGGCTCGATGAGCAGGGCTGGATTCACCTGGGTCCATTGGTGACGCACAATCAGTGTGCCGGGTCGGAACTGATCGTCGAGCGCGCCTTCGCGCTGGCGCAGGCCTGCTGGCAGGTCGGCGCGCCGCAGATCCGCAACCGGGGAACGATCGCCGGCAATCTGGTCACGGCTTCTCCGGCCAACGATTCGATCCCGCCGCTGCTGGCCCTGGATGCGCAATTGACCCTGCGTTCGCGTTCCGCAGAGCGCAAGGTGAAGCTCGAGGATTTCTACACCGGTGTGCGCAAGACGGTGTTGGCCGAAGACGAGATGATCGTGGACATCGCCTTCCCTGCGCCGTCGACGAATATGCGCAGCACGTTTCAGAAACTGGCGCTGCGCAGGGCGCAGGCGATATCCGTGGTCAACGCAGCGGTCCTGCTGGAAATCGACGAGTCGAAAATATCACGTGCGGCGATTAGCCTCGGCTCGGTCGCACCGACCGTGATCCACGCAGCCGAGGCGGAGTCGTATTTGGCGGGGAAGGAACTCTCGGACGCCGTCATCGAGGAGGCGGGGCGACTCGCCGCTGGGGCCGCGGCGCCGATCGACGACCTGCGTGGTTCGGCGGATTACCGTGAGAAGATGGTGCGGATTTGCGTCAAGCGTGCCCTGCGCGATCTGGCTCACGATCGAGAACGACGGGATTATCCCGAACGTCCCGTCATGCTCTGGGGCAGCAGCGAGATGCCGGCTGCGTCCCGGCTCGCGGCATCTACTGAGCATCAGGCGGGAACGCCCATCGAAACGACGATTAACGGAAAAGCCTGCCGCTTTACTTCGGGCCAGGACAAAACCTTGCTGCGGCTGCTGCGTGAGGAAGGGAAGCTCACCGGCACGAAAGAGGGCTGCGCGGAAGGAGAGTGCGGCGCGTGTACGGTGTTTCTCGACGGCGTCGCCGTGATGGCCTGTCTGGTTCCCGCGCCGCGCGCCCATGGGGCGGAGATCGTTACCATCGAGGGAATCGCCCGGGGTGATGAACTGCATCCGGTTCAGCAGTCTTTCATCGACGAGGGCGCCGTACAGTGCGGGTACTGCACGCCCGGTTTTATCATGTCGGGCGTCAAGCTTCTGGAGGAGCGGCCGCACCCCACGCGAGCAGAAATCGTGCAATCGATTACGGGCAATCTGTGCCGCTGCACGGGTTATTCGATGATCGTTTCTGCCATCGACAAAGCGGCTCACGATTCAGAGGGGTGA
- a CDS encoding XdhC family protein produces the protein MGLYERLAALERDGGVAVLATVVRTRGSVPRREGAKMLVLADGTREGTIGGGEMEALVIEEAQQVFKNGKPRIHTYSFVDPQDGDVGVCGGEMEVFMEAVNPSPKLVIVGGGHVGKAVAHLATWLGFRVVVVDDRAEYATPEAVPEAHEYIHSGPQGFADAAEIHPDTYVVLTTRGVDVDVQALPGLLDTPAAFIGVIGSRRRWETTAQQLTESGIPAEILQRVVSPIGLELNAETPEEIAVSILAQIIMLRGGGSGERMAHTPQSVRESET, from the coding sequence ATGGGATTGTACGAGCGTCTGGCTGCGCTGGAACGTGACGGTGGTGTTGCCGTTTTGGCAACCGTGGTCCGCACGCGCGGCTCTGTGCCCCGCCGTGAAGGGGCGAAAATGCTGGTATTGGCTGACGGCACACGGGAAGGAACGATCGGCGGCGGTGAGATGGAAGCGCTCGTGATCGAGGAGGCACAGCAGGTATTCAAGAACGGAAAGCCCCGCATTCACACCTATTCCTTCGTCGATCCGCAGGATGGGGACGTAGGCGTGTGCGGTGGGGAAATGGAAGTGTTCATGGAAGCAGTCAACCCGAGTCCGAAACTGGTTATCGTCGGCGGCGGCCACGTCGGCAAGGCCGTCGCCCATCTGGCGACATGGCTGGGATTCCGGGTGGTGGTCGTCGACGATCGTGCGGAGTATGCCACTCCCGAAGCCGTACCCGAAGCGCACGAATATATCCACAGCGGACCGCAGGGTTTCGCGGATGCCGCGGAAATCCACCCGGATACCTACGTGGTATTGACGACGCGGGGCGTCGACGTCGATGTGCAGGCGCTGCCCGGTCTACTGGACACGCCTGCGGCGTTCATCGGCGTGATCGGGTCGAGGCGGCGCTGGGAAACGACGGCGCAGCAATTGACGGAGAGTGGTATCCCGGCGGAAATACTGCAGCGGGTGGTCTCTCCGATCGGGCTTGAACTGAACGCCGAAACGCCGGAGGAAATTGCCGTGAGCATCCTGGCGCAGATCATCATGCTGCGGGGCGGCGGAAGCGGCGAGCGGATGGCGCACACGCCGCAATCTGTGAGAGAATCGGAAACATAA